The genomic window GCTGCTGCTCTTCGCCGGCTCGCTGGCCGCGCTGCTCGCCCACGGGCTGACCCAGCCCCCGGTGGCGCTGGCCTTCGGGGTGCTGATCGCGATCGGCGAGGCGGTCCGGGTGGGCTCGCCCGGCGGGCGGGCGCAGGCCCCGCTGGGCGCCGCGATCGGGCTGGCCTACGCGCTGCTCGGGCCGCTGCGCGGGCTGCCCACCGGGCACGGGGTGCTCCAGGTGGTGGCGGTGGCGGGGCTGGGCCTGGCCACCGGGGCGCTGGTCCGCACCCTGGTGCTCGGGTGCGGCCGGCTGCGGGGCACCGAGCGCTCGCGGGTGATGGCCTCGGTGCCGCGGCCCAGGTCGCGGACGGCCGGAGCGCCCGGCCCGGGGCGCATCACGGTGCGCGGCGCGGTACGCGGCCCGGGCGGCGATGCCGGGCGCGCAACGGCGCGCGAGACGGTGTGCGGCGCTGAGCACCGGTCCGGGCACCGCCGGCCCGGGCGTCGCGGGTTCGCGCGGCCCCCGGGCCCGGCCCGCCGGCCGCTCCCGCTGCCCTGGCGCACCCGCCGGCTCGACCGCTCGACCGCCCGGACGCCGGGCCGCCCGGTCCTGCCGGCGGTGCGGCGCTACCGGGCGCACGGGTGGCCGTACGGCCCCCGGGTGGTGGCCCGGTGCGACGGTGCGGCGCGTCGGCTGCTCGCGGTGGCCTTCGCGGCCACCCTCTTCCAGCCGCTCTACAACAGCGGCGCCCTGGACCGGGTGCCGCTGGCCGGTCCGGCCTACGGCGTGTTCCTGGTGCTGGTGGCGGCGCTGGCCGGGCTGGCGGACGCGGTGCTCGCGGCCTGCCAGCACCGCTGCGGCGGGCGGTTCGGCGCGGCGCTGGAGGAGGAGCTGCGCACGCTGCCGGGCATCGGCTCGGCGATCGCGGCCACCGGGATGCTGATCAGCCTGGCGGCCGGCGAGGTCGGGCTGTGGGCGCTGCCGGTCTTCTGCCTGCCGCTGCTGCTGGCCCAGGCTTCGCTGCGGCGCGCGGCTGCCGTCCGGGCCACCTACGGGCAGACCATCGCCACCCTGGCCCGCGCCACCGAGGTGGCCGGGTACACCGCGCCGGGGCACGCGCGCCGGGTCGCGGACACCGCGTGCGCGCTCGGCCGGGAGCTCGGCCTGAGCACCCACGACCTCGCCCTGCTGGAGTACGCCGCGCTGATGCACGACATCGGTCAGCTCTCGCTGGTCGAGCCGGTGCGCGGCGGCGCCACGGCGACCCTCCCCGAGCCGGAGCAGCAGCGGATCGCCCGGCTGGGCAGCGAGGTGATCCGCTGCACCGGTGTGCCCGGACCGGTCGCCGAGCAGGTGGCCAGGCTGGCCGACCCGCTGCTTGGCCCGGACGGGCGTACCGACCGGAGCCTGCCGCTGGCCGCCCGGATCATCCGGGTCGCCAACGCCCACGAGGACCTGACCGGGCCCGCCGGTGGTGGCGAGGCGGCGCTGGCGGTGCTGCGCGCGGGGCAGGGGCGGCTCTACGACCCGGTGGTGGTCGCGGCGCTGGAGCGGGTGCGCGCCGTCGGCTCCGGCCCGTGCACGGTGGGCCGGGCCGAGAGCGGGTGACTCAGCGTGACCTGACGCGTGGGGAGCGCACCCTGCCGCCGCCGTGGTTGGATGCGGTCGTAGCGTGGAACACCCGAGCAGGGGCCGTCGGCTCCTCGGCTCCGGCCACCGTGGCGAAGGCGCCGGCGGCAGCGGGACCGGGTGGCACGGCCGGACCGGGCGGGCGCGGCGGGAGCGGGTGCCACAACCCCGCCGGGGCGCTCGGCCCGGGGCGGTCCCGCCGAGGCAGGCGGGCCGACCGGACCGGCTCGGGCGGCCAGGCTCCCGGCAGGACTCAGCAGCACCGAGCGGACAGGCGGCAGGGCAACGTGAAGATCTTCCACCGGGCACGGCATCGGCCGTCCGCCACCTGGCGGCAGACGACCGACCGGGCCTTCACGCTGATCGGCGACGGGCGCTACGAGGACGCCGGCGCGCTGCTGGTGATGGCGGCCGACCTGGAGCCCTGGCTCTCCGACTCCTGGTTCAACCTCGCCCTGCTGCACAAGTTCCGCCGGGACTGGGAGCAGGCCAGGGTGGCCGGCCTGCGCGCCGTCGCACTGCTGGACCGCGACCA from Kitasatospora sp. NBC_01250 includes these protein-coding regions:
- a CDS encoding HD-GYP domain-containing protein, whose product is MTPAPGRPARQLGGPARVLGGPVRGGVNGASLVRAAALLLFAGSLAALLAHGLTQPPVALAFGVLIAIGEAVRVGSPGGRAQAPLGAAIGLAYALLGPLRGLPTGHGVLQVVAVAGLGLATGALVRTLVLGCGRLRGTERSRVMASVPRPRSRTAGAPGPGRITVRGAVRGPGGDAGRATARETVCGAEHRSGHRRPGRRGFARPPGPARRPLPLPWRTRRLDRSTARTPGRPVLPAVRRYRAHGWPYGPRVVARCDGAARRLLAVAFAATLFQPLYNSGALDRVPLAGPAYGVFLVLVAALAGLADAVLAACQHRCGGRFGAALEEELRTLPGIGSAIAATGMLISLAAGEVGLWALPVFCLPLLLAQASLRRAAAVRATYGQTIATLARATEVAGYTAPGHARRVADTACALGRELGLSTHDLALLEYAALMHDIGQLSLVEPVRGGATATLPEPEQQRIARLGSEVIRCTGVPGPVAEQVARLADPLLGPDGRTDRSLPLAARIIRVANAHEDLTGPAGGGEAALAVLRAGQGRLYDPVVVAALERVRAVGSGPCTVGRAESG